One part of the Anopheles merus strain MAF chromosome 3L, AmerM5.1, whole genome shotgun sequence genome encodes these proteins:
- the LOC121598676 gene encoding uncharacterized protein LOC121598676 — MERAPHRACVLVPVSVRFGSKIANPFAGPRSASATGCSGCFLLGRTRACAKTMCVHGSLIVPLLVLLVALTLGPALSASPSVGPVVKGEQTERNGTGTIATAADVLERRPAPEFEAVASADVHHPRPKRRTREEKNNIESSISLWEWLKGRDKPEDNCMLMAIGGVASGGALTGAFVGAGIGSIFTGPGAIVGGIIGGLVGVFGGLSVGARAGAVACENV; from the exons ATGGAGCGGGCCCCGCACAGagcgtgtgtgcttgtgcctGTGAGTGTCCGTTTCGGTAGTAAAATTGCTAATCCATTCGCTGGCCCCAGGTCCGCCAGTGCGACTGGCTGTTCAGGTTGTTTTCTGCTCGGCCGTACACGGGCGTGCGCAAAAACGATGTGCGTTCACGGAAGTTTAATTGTaccgctgctggtgctgctcgtGGCGTTAACGCTCGGGCCCGCACTGTCGGCCAGTCCGTCCGTCGGGCCGGTGGTCAAGGGCGAGCagacggaacggaacggcacCGGCACCATCGCCACAGCCGCCGATGTCTTGGAGCGGCGGCCAGCGCCGGAGTTTGAAGCTGTCGCGAGCGCGGACGTACATCACCCGCGGCCGAAGCGCCGCACGAGGGAGGAAAAGAACAACATTGAATCAA GTATATCGCTCTGGGAGTGGCTGAAGGGACGCGACAAACCGGAGGACAACTGCATGCTGATGGCGATCGGTGGTGTGGCGAGCGGTGGCGCACTGACCGGAGCGTTCGTTGGAGCGGGCATCGGGAGCATCTTCACCGGGCCGGGCGCAATCGTGGGCGGCATCATCGGGGGGCTGGTCGGTGTGTTCGGTGGGCTTAGTGTCGGTGCCCGGGCCGGTGCGGTGGCGTGTGAAAATGTCTGA